A single Methylomonas koyamae DNA region contains:
- a CDS encoding type II toxin-antitoxin system RelE/ParE family toxin has translation MVDIKKTNVYARWLDDLRDIRARARVLARVERLVAGNPGDVKSVGEGVLEMRIDYGPGYRVYFTQRGNEIVILLAGGDKSTQDADIKTAQGLARNL, from the coding sequence ATGGTCGATATAAAGAAAACCAATGTTTATGCCCGATGGCTGGACGATCTTCGCGATATTCGTGCTCGCGCAAGAGTTTTGGCCAGGGTCGAACGTCTGGTTGCTGGCAATCCGGGTGACGTTAAGTCGGTTGGGGAAGGTGTATTAGAAATGCGAATCGACTATGGCCCCGGTTATCGGGTGTATTTCACGCAACGCGGCAACGAAATCGTCATTTTGTTGGCTGGTGGCGATAAAAGCACTCAGGATGCCGATATTAAAACCGCCCAAGGTCTGGCCCGTAACCTCTAG
- a CDS encoding efflux RND transporter periplasmic adaptor subunit, translated as MNKKQLWMILGMFAVGLVLAILILSLERPVVGEAEGESEHQQPAENLGSHGGQLLTNGPIALEILLSEKSGEPHFQIYRYENDRLLPPQVGELTMTLNRPDGESQTIDFEANQDFLQSQQTIEEPHVFDTSIMVRSDKSTAQFDFAKDEGKIVLTDPQIEEAGIQLQTAGPARIQKRITLPGEIRFNEDRTSHVVPRVAGIAEGIPANLGQHVKKGDLLAVIGSASLSEQRSELYSAQKRLELAKATFDREKHLWEAKISAQQDYQQARQTLSEAEIALHNAQQKLRVLGAKPDVQGELSRYEIRAPFEGIVVDKHISIGEAVKEDSSIFTISDLSSVWAEMIVSAKDLNVVRIGEPVTIKATALDSVASGTVSYVGALMGEQTRTAKARVTLANPQMAWRPGLFITVDMVASEANVSVAVAAEAVQSINNEPTVFVKIPGGFIGQPVETGLSDGQAVEIVKGLKPGAQVAVDGSFVLKSEQGKAGASHEH; from the coding sequence ATGAACAAAAAACAACTCTGGATGATTTTAGGCATGTTTGCCGTAGGCCTCGTTTTGGCCATTTTGATATTAAGTTTGGAACGCCCCGTTGTCGGCGAAGCGGAAGGCGAAAGTGAACATCAACAGCCCGCTGAAAACCTCGGTTCTCATGGCGGGCAGCTACTGACGAATGGGCCGATCGCACTAGAGATTTTGTTATCGGAAAAAAGCGGTGAACCGCATTTTCAGATTTATCGGTACGAAAACGACCGGTTATTGCCGCCACAAGTCGGTGAATTAACCATGACCTTGAACCGTCCCGACGGCGAATCGCAAACGATCGATTTCGAGGCTAATCAGGATTTTTTGCAGAGCCAGCAAACCATCGAAGAACCTCACGTCTTCGATACGTCCATTATGGTACGGAGCGATAAGAGCACTGCCCAATTTGATTTTGCTAAGGATGAAGGAAAAATCGTCCTGACCGACCCGCAAATCGAAGAAGCGGGTATCCAGTTACAAACAGCCGGGCCCGCACGCATCCAAAAACGCATCACCTTGCCAGGTGAAATTCGCTTCAACGAAGATCGCACTTCGCATGTGGTGCCACGTGTCGCCGGTATTGCCGAAGGCATTCCCGCCAATCTGGGGCAGCATGTCAAAAAAGGCGACCTGCTGGCGGTGATTGGCAGTGCCAGTCTCTCCGAACAGCGCAGCGAACTCTACAGCGCACAAAAACGACTGGAGTTGGCAAAAGCGACTTTTGACCGGGAAAAACATCTGTGGGAAGCTAAGATTTCCGCCCAACAGGATTACCAGCAGGCCCGCCAAACCTTGAGCGAAGCGGAAATTGCCCTGCATAACGCCCAGCAGAAATTACGGGTTTTAGGCGCGAAACCGGATGTCCAAGGTGAGTTGAGCCGTTATGAAATTCGCGCACCGTTCGAGGGCATCGTCGTCGACAAACACATTTCCATCGGCGAGGCGGTTAAGGAAGACAGCAGTATCTTTACCATCAGTGATTTGTCTTCGGTTTGGGCGGAAATGATCGTCTCGGCCAAGGATTTGAACGTGGTACGTATCGGTGAACCGGTCACCATCAAAGCCACGGCGCTCGATTCAGTAGCAAGCGGCACGGTGTCTTATGTCGGGGCGTTGATGGGTGAGCAAACCCGTACCGCCAAGGCCAGAGTCACGTTGGCCAATCCTCAAATGGCCTGGCGTCCCGGCCTGTTCATCACGGTCGACATGGTGGCCAGCGAAGCGAATGTGTCGGTAGCCGTTGCCGCAGAAGCCGTCCAATCGATCAACAATGAACCCACCGTGTTCGTCAAAATTCCAGGTGGTTTCATCGGCCAACCCGTCGAGACGGGACTTTCCGATGGCCAAGCGGTGGAAATCGTCAAAGGATTAAAGCCGGGGGCACAAGTCGCCGTCGATGGCAGCTTCGTCCTAAAGTCGGAACAAGGCAAGGCGGGAGCGTCGCATGAACACTGA
- a CDS encoding DEAD/DEAH box helicase family protein: protein MTINQNPEQVARDQIDTLLEQSGWAVQNKNQINFYIGEGQAVREYQTDTGPADYILFVGGKPVGVIEAKAEQHGHKLTSVEDQTAEYAAAKLKWVNNSEPLPFLYESTGAVTRFTDARDPKPRSREVFGFHRPETLQEWLNQGSSLRSRLQNFPQLDPTGLRACQEIAINNLEDSFKHNRPRALIQMATGSGKTYTAITAMYRLLKFTDAKRILFLVDTRNLGEQAEQEMMSYTPADDNRKFTELYSVQRLQSSYVAKDSQVCISTIQRLYSILKGEELDSNLEDVNPAELLTKPKQPMPVVYNAKLPLEFFDFIFIDECHRSIYNLWQQVLDYFDAFLIGLTATPDNRTYGFFKKNVVSEYTHEKAVADGVNVGNEVYKIETQITQAGGKIPAKLQIQKREKLTRKKRWEQQDQDETYSGKELDNSVVNPDQIRTVIRAFKDNWTGIFPGRQEVPKTLIFAKTDSHADDIIQTVREEFDEGNAFCKKVTYKAEDDPKSTLADFRNAYYPRIAVTVDMIATGTDVKPLECLLFMRDVRSRNYFEQMKGRGTRTLDLDGLKKVTPSAVSAKTHYVIIDAVGVTTSLKTASQPLITKPTVSLKDLAMGVMLGANDSDAVSSLAGRLARLNHQLDAGDRQKIQQQAGGHSLSQIVSALFNAIDPDAVSQKACELAGLPADVEPSEQQYQLAQAQMVKEASKVLNGPLIELIDSIRRDKEQTIDHVNLDTLEFAGWSADAQASAQNLAQEFADTLASYKDQIEALSIFYDQPQRRRDITYV from the coding sequence ATGACCATCAACCAAAACCCGGAACAAGTCGCCCGCGATCAAATTGACACGCTATTGGAGCAATCGGGCTGGGCGGTACAAAACAAAAATCAGATTAACTTCTATATTGGTGAAGGTCAGGCTGTTCGGGAATACCAAACCGATACCGGCCCGGCCGATTACATTCTGTTTGTTGGCGGCAAACCGGTCGGCGTGATTGAAGCCAAAGCAGAGCAGCACGGCCACAAACTTACCAGTGTCGAAGATCAAACCGCCGAATACGCCGCCGCCAAACTGAAGTGGGTTAACAACAGCGAGCCTTTGCCATTTTTGTACGAAAGCACCGGCGCCGTCACCCGCTTTACCGATGCCCGCGACCCCAAACCGCGCTCCCGCGAAGTATTCGGCTTTCATCGCCCGGAAACCCTGCAGGAATGGCTAAACCAAGGCAGCTCCCTACGCAGTCGCCTGCAAAACTTTCCCCAACTCGACCCCACTGGCTTGCGCGCTTGCCAGGAAATTGCCATCAACAATCTGGAAGATTCCTTCAAGCACAATCGCCCGCGCGCCTTGATCCAAATGGCTACCGGTTCCGGCAAAACCTATACGGCCATCACCGCCATGTATCGCTTGCTGAAATTTACCGACGCCAAACGCATCCTGTTTCTGGTCGATACCCGCAACCTGGGCGAACAGGCCGAGCAGGAAATGATGAGCTACACGCCCGCCGATGATAACCGCAAGTTTACCGAGCTCTATAGCGTGCAGCGCCTGCAGTCGTCCTACGTCGCCAAAGACAGCCAGGTGTGTATCAGCACCATTCAGCGCCTGTATTCCATACTCAAAGGTGAAGAACTCGACAGCAACTTGGAAGACGTCAATCCCGCAGAACTGCTGACCAAACCCAAACAACCCATGCCGGTGGTTTACAACGCCAAGCTGCCGCTGGAATTTTTCGACTTCATCTTCATCGACGAATGCCACCGCTCGATCTACAACCTGTGGCAGCAAGTGCTGGATTACTTCGACGCCTTTCTGATTGGCCTCACCGCCACCCCGGACAACCGCACTTACGGTTTTTTCAAGAAAAACGTGGTCAGCGAATACACCCACGAAAAAGCCGTCGCCGACGGTGTCAATGTCGGCAACGAGGTGTATAAAATCGAAACCCAGATCACCCAAGCGGGCGGCAAAATCCCGGCCAAACTGCAAATTCAGAAACGCGAAAAGCTCACCCGCAAAAAACGCTGGGAGCAGCAAGACCAGGACGAAACCTACAGCGGCAAAGAGCTGGATAACAGCGTGGTCAATCCCGATCAAATCCGCACCGTGATCCGCGCCTTCAAAGACAACTGGACCGGCATCTTCCCCGGCCGCCAGGAAGTACCGAAAACCCTGATTTTCGCCAAAACCGACAGCCACGCCGACGACATTATTCAAACCGTGCGCGAAGAGTTTGATGAAGGCAATGCCTTCTGCAAAAAAGTGACTTACAAAGCCGAAGACGACCCCAAATCGACGCTGGCCGATTTCCGGAACGCCTATTATCCGCGCATCGCCGTCACCGTGGACATGATCGCCACCGGCACCGACGTTAAACCGCTGGAATGCCTGCTGTTCATGCGCGACGTGCGCAGCCGCAACTACTTCGAGCAAATGAAAGGTCGTGGCACCCGCACCCTGGATTTGGACGGCCTGAAAAAAGTCACCCCGTCCGCCGTCAGTGCCAAAACCCATTACGTCATCATCGATGCCGTCGGCGTCACCACCTCGTTAAAAACTGCCAGCCAGCCCTTGATTACCAAACCCACGGTATCGCTGAAAGATTTGGCTATGGGCGTGATGCTGGGCGCCAACGACAGCGACGCCGTCAGCTCGTTAGCCGGGCGACTGGCGCGACTCAATCACCAACTGGACGCCGGCGACCGCCAAAAAATCCAGCAACAAGCCGGCGGGCACAGCCTGAGTCAAATCGTCAGCGCCTTGTTCAATGCCATCGACCCGGATGCGGTCAGCCAAAAAGCCTGCGAATTGGCCGGTTTGCCTGCCGACGTCGAGCCCAGCGAACAACAGTATCAACTCGCTCAGGCGCAAATGGTCAAAGAGGCGTCTAAGGTCTTGAACGGGCCATTGATCGAACTGATCGACAGCATCCGCCGCGACAAGGAACAAACCATCGACCACGTCAATCTGGACACACTCGAGTTTGCCGGTTGGTCCGCCGATGCTCAGGCCAGTGCCCAAAACCTGGCGCAGGAATTTGCCGACACGCTGGCCAGCTACAAAGACCAGATCGAAGCGCTCAGCATCTTTTACGACCAGCCGCAACGCCGCCGCGACATCACCTACGTGTAA
- a CDS encoding addiction module antidote protein — protein MTKTIISRYDVAEHLRTTEEMAAYLDACIEEADGDAAFIAKALGDIARARGMSQIARDTGLSRESLYRSLDGEHIPSFDTILKVTKALGIHLHADPA, from the coding sequence ATGACAAAAACTATCATCAGCCGCTACGATGTCGCCGAGCACTTGAGAACCACCGAAGAAATGGCGGCCTATCTGGATGCCTGCATTGAGGAGGCCGATGGCGATGCGGCCTTCATAGCCAAGGCACTTGGCGATATTGCCCGTGCACGCGGCATGTCGCAGATTGCCCGAGATACTGGGCTTTCCCGCGAAAGCCTGTATCGATCCCTGGACGGCGAGCACATCCCCAGTTTCGATACGATCCTCAAGGTAACGAAGGCGTTAGGCATTCATCTACATGCCGATCCGGCCTGA
- a CDS encoding TolC family protein codes for MGTLILPQALAIALLKNPELSAYSSEIRAQEAASLQASLVPNPVFGANAANFGNSVIRGFDGDAVTLQLSQLIELGGKRAARTTAADLTKQLAAWDYEAKRADILTLVTQGFIDVLISQQRLALTQQMQALAQQTYDSTAARVQAGKVSPVEESKAKIALSSAQIEFQRTLRELEAAKKRLAATWGSNSPHFEQVSGNLETLEPPPSLDSLLQRLSDNPDLARWATEITQRQALVDVEKSKAIPDLTATVGASKYLMPNDYALLVGFSLPIPVFDRNQGRIEEVQQRLNKAEDERRSAEVRIQTALNTAYQRLAAAYAEVNALHQDILPNAQTTYNAASEGYRLGKFGFLDMLDAQRTLFSTQHQHLQAEAEYHKALADVERLIGGSPNPSPKAP; via the coding sequence ATGGGCACGCTAATCTTGCCCCAGGCACTCGCGATTGCCTTGCTTAAAAATCCCGAATTGTCCGCTTATTCGTCGGAAATTCGCGCGCAAGAGGCTGCCAGTCTGCAAGCGAGCTTAGTGCCGAATCCTGTTTTTGGTGCCAATGCAGCCAATTTCGGCAATAGCGTAATTCGCGGTTTTGACGGCGATGCCGTTACATTGCAACTCAGCCAGTTGATCGAACTGGGCGGGAAGCGCGCGGCACGGACGACGGCAGCCGATCTCACCAAGCAATTGGCCGCTTGGGATTATGAAGCCAAACGGGCCGACATCTTGACATTGGTGACGCAAGGGTTTATCGATGTGCTCATCAGCCAACAGCGCTTGGCACTGACCCAACAAATGCAGGCCTTGGCCCAGCAAACCTACGACAGCACGGCGGCACGGGTGCAAGCCGGTAAAGTGTCGCCCGTCGAAGAAAGCAAAGCCAAAATCGCGTTATCTTCGGCGCAAATTGAATTCCAAAGGACCTTGCGCGAACTGGAAGCGGCCAAGAAGCGTTTGGCGGCGACATGGGGCAGTAACTCACCCCATTTTGAACAGGTGAGCGGCAATCTGGAAACCCTTGAACCACCACCCAGTTTGGATAGCCTGCTACAGCGGCTTAGCGACAATCCCGACCTCGCGCGTTGGGCAACGGAGATTACCCAGCGCCAAGCGTTGGTCGACGTTGAAAAAAGCAAAGCGATTCCCGATTTAACCGCAACGGTGGGTGCCAGCAAATACCTGATGCCCAATGATTATGCCTTGCTGGTGGGTTTTAGCCTGCCGATACCGGTATTCGATCGCAATCAAGGCCGAATCGAAGAGGTACAACAACGCTTGAATAAGGCAGAAGATGAACGACGGAGCGCCGAAGTCCGCATCCAGACTGCCTTAAACACCGCCTATCAACGCTTGGCCGCGGCGTATGCCGAAGTCAATGCGCTGCATCAAGACATTCTGCCCAATGCCCAAACCACATACAACGCAGCCAGCGAAGGTTATCGCCTGGGAAAATTCGGCTTCCTCGATATGCTCGATGCCCAACGTACATTGTTCAGCACCCAACACCAGCACTTACAGGCCGAAGCCGAATACCACAAGGCGCTGGCCGACGTTGAACGTTTGATCGGCGGCAGTCCCAACCCATCGCCTAAGGCCCCATAA